A window from Streptomyces subrutilus encodes these proteins:
- a CDS encoding tyrosine-type recombinase/integrase codes for MEGGCYQRKDGRWEAAGYVLAPGNTRKRIRVYGTTRTEALAKLTEKIATSNRGVPVPSAQGSVSAYLTYWLEAVAVHQLRENTHTRYTTCVNQHLIPGLGKKRLAKLTAKDVRTWLNQVRTTCQCCARGIDACRDQPHCCAAGTCCSKQLSPLTLAYIHSVLKSALEHAVREEEIPRNVARNVRTGTPRPRRFEPLTADEARQFLAAARNERLFVLYELALRTGLRKGELLGLQWEDLDLDKGTASIRRTLQRTQTGGLTALPTKTRASERRIALPGECIHSLKEHREAQEREHEAAAEGWKDNGLVFSTPTGGPIDPANLNRSFRSLLTQAGLRRIRFHDLRHSTATLLLEQGVELVVIKELLGHAHIGVTATVYAHVRLRLQRDAIDLLSHTLHNPAVHQPAR; via the coding sequence GTGGAAGGGGGCTGCTACCAGCGCAAGGACGGACGCTGGGAAGCCGCCGGCTACGTCCTCGCCCCGGGTAACACCCGCAAGCGCATCCGCGTCTACGGCACCACGCGCACGGAAGCCCTGGCCAAGCTCACCGAGAAGATCGCAACCAGCAACCGCGGCGTCCCCGTGCCGTCCGCGCAGGGAAGCGTTAGCGCATACCTGACGTACTGGCTGGAAGCCGTCGCCGTCCACCAGCTCCGCGAGAACACCCACACCCGCTACACCACCTGCGTCAACCAGCACCTCATTCCCGGCCTGGGCAAGAAACGGCTCGCCAAGCTCACCGCCAAAGACGTCCGCACCTGGCTCAACCAGGTACGCACCACCTGCCAGTGCTGCGCCCGCGGCATCGACGCCTGCCGCGATCAGCCCCATTGCTGCGCCGCCGGAACGTGCTGCTCCAAGCAGCTCTCCCCGCTCACGCTGGCGTACATCCACTCCGTACTCAAGTCCGCCTTGGAGCACGCCGTCCGCGAGGAGGAGATCCCACGCAATGTCGCCCGCAACGTCCGAACTGGTACACCACGCCCCCGCCGCTTCGAACCACTCACGGCCGACGAAGCCCGCCAGTTCCTCGCTGCCGCCCGTAACGAACGTCTGTTCGTGCTGTACGAACTCGCCCTCCGCACCGGACTCCGCAAGGGCGAACTCCTCGGACTCCAGTGGGAAGACCTCGACCTCGACAAGGGCACTGCCAGCATCCGCCGCACACTCCAGCGCACCCAGACCGGTGGGCTCACCGCCCTACCCACCAAGACCCGGGCATCCGAACGCCGTATCGCTCTCCCCGGCGAGTGCATCCACTCGCTGAAGGAACACCGTGAAGCACAGGAACGAGAACATGAGGCGGCAGCGGAGGGGTGGAAGGACAACGGCCTCGTCTTCAGCACGCCGACAGGAGGGCCGATCGATCCTGCGAACCTCAATCGCAGCTTCCGTAGCCTCCTTACTCAGGCAGGGCTCCGACGTATCCGCTTCCACGACCTACGACACTCCACCGCCACCCTGCTCCTGGAGCAAGGCGTCGAACTCGTCGTGATCAAAGAACTCCTCGGCCACGCCCACATCGGCGTCACCGCCACCGTCTACGCCCACGTCCGACTCCGCCTCCAGCGCGACGCCATCGACCTCCTCAGCCACACACTCCACAACCCCGCCGTGCACCAACCGGCCCGATGA